The proteins below are encoded in one region of Methanosarcina barkeri 3:
- a CDS encoding nuclear transport factor 2 family protein, with product MISLIEAQKFARELIEAWNSHNIDRILDHYSEDFEMTTPI from the coding sequence ATGATATCACTAATTGAAGCACAGAAATTTGCCAGAGAATTGATTGAAGCCTGGAACTCTCATAATATTGACAGAATTCTTGACCATTATAGTGAAGACTTCGAGATGACCACCCCTATATGA
- a CDS encoding DUF2209 domain-containing protein: MWDIIAVDISGRHRIKGGYYMVCAAAALTISANHIEKVKQIKILPLWQKRAPSLLDVVQLIEDTADQLSFEGTIVAEKGDMYNKPKWVTESMFSRAFKYQESIAERQSIELVHHISLSARNLLIKELEIEA; encoded by the coding sequence ATGTGGGATATTATTGCAGTAGACATCTCTGGCAGGCACAGGATCAAAGGAGGCTACTATATGGTATGTGCGGCAGCAGCGCTTACGATTTCGGCGAACCATATCGAAAAAGTCAAGCAGATAAAAATCCTTCCCCTCTGGCAAAAAAGAGCTCCCAGCCTGCTGGACGTCGTACAGCTAATCGAAGACACAGCTGACCAGCTTTCCTTTGAGGGTACGATTGTGGCAGAAAAGGGAGACATGTATAATAAACCCAAATGGGTGACCGAAAGTATGTTTTCCAGGGCTTTTAAGTATCAGGAATCAATTGCCGAGAGACAATCGATCGAACTCGTGCACCATATTTCCCTGAGCGCCCGTAATTTACTGATAAAAGAACTTGAAATCGAGGCGTAA
- a CDS encoding PHP domain-containing protein has protein sequence MKFDLHVHSEHSKDSSSSHDDILEAASKKGLDGLAICDHDTVEGGLACQKRALELGLELTVIPGVEVSSSKGHILVLGINQNIEPLLSPEETIKRARKLGGTVIIPHPFKRSSHGIGSFEGLDIDAAEVFNSRCLFNRANRKAAAEAKRLGIPGVAGSDSHIPEMVGQAYTEIDAQENTLEAVLEAIREGKVSPAGKNTPMSIILKQMSGSAIRKIKKKLFRKA, from the coding sequence ATGAAATTCGATCTGCACGTACATTCCGAGCATTCAAAAGATAGCAGCTCAAGTCATGACGATATTCTTGAAGCTGCAAGTAAAAAAGGACTTGACGGACTTGCTATTTGTGACCACGACACTGTGGAAGGCGGTCTTGCCTGTCAAAAAAGAGCCCTGGAACTTGGCCTTGAGCTTACGGTTATTCCAGGTGTGGAGGTTAGTTCTTCGAAGGGGCATATCCTTGTTCTCGGAATCAACCAGAATATCGAGCCTCTTCTAAGTCCGGAAGAAACGATAAAGAGAGCTAGAAAACTCGGAGGCACGGTTATTATTCCTCACCCCTTCAAGCGCAGTTCTCATGGGATAGGAAGCTTCGAAGGGCTTGATATTGATGCCGCTGAGGTTTTCAATTCCCGCTGCCTTTTTAATAGAGCCAACCGAAAAGCCGCAGCCGAGGCAAAAAGGCTTGGAATCCCTGGCGTTGCAGGAAGCGATTCTCATATTCCCGAAATGGTGGGCCAGGCGTACACCGAAATCGACGCGCAGGAAAATACCCTTGAAGCCGTACTAGAAGCCATCAGGGAAGGAAAAGTTTCTCCTGCAGGAAAAAACACGCCCATGTCTATTATTCTTAAACAAATGTCAGGTAGTGCCATACGAAAAATCAAGAAAAAATTATTTCGTAAAGCATGA
- a CDS encoding metallophosphoesterase yields the protein MAREIRILHTADTHLGYRQYHSEARRNDFFAAFELVVNDAVEMQVDAVVHAGDLFDSRNPTLEDLLETINLLSRLKVADIPFLGIVGNHESKQNTQWLDLFEEMGLAARLGKKPLMVGNAAIYGIDSVPKSKIPIFDYSGFEVPDSHAVSSSSTDSTFSNPSTSSTPSTSSAPSTQSTPTTQSTPTTQSTPTTQSTPSTSSNLSSPSPSSTSSIPSSPVEKRWKLLVMHQIMSPFPYAEWDCDEVLENLPFKVDAILLGDYHEHSIIKNKTGETWITYPGSTERNSLSEKEARSYNIITLSEKGLEISKRTIPTRRFLPIRVELKGEDQPYEQIFSKVDEYLGEIRESVVFLEIFGDSGAVLSQSELEEYLLNKGALVPKVIDRRAKESFPEEVLKVTFSDPDHAVASEIRKMSLNDGGLIIDEIVRSSDISRSRVDEETENRLSKLIEAKIMDFKSPDFRIEIPINSASSDNSVYTASIASSTTTGFLEFEEIKPDAVEENEFAEKKIPVGAITSKLEITELSGVLRTSDQVNDTEKKDNKKSTEMSKSTEISKSTEMSKSIEASKSTETSKSIETSKSIEISAVSQDHSELTLSSSSEEPSNSEFLKLSDSRSIELSSKPIVPLKSNILQETSENPGKTQEIETEFRKDKNNEPEVRPEGQAERKSETKSRGRTEKKPEIKSESKTERELESRSEIKPESNPEIKPESNPENELESNPENEPEKKSKKLSESRVKGKPEKEKTGKAEKLPEEEPSRATELNEKTGKTGPKKGRRKAAVPRQYNLGDYL from the coding sequence ATGGCCAGGGAAATAAGGATACTCCACACTGCAGACACGCATCTGGGATACAGGCAGTACCACAGCGAGGCACGGAGAAACGATTTTTTTGCAGCTTTCGAACTTGTTGTAAACGATGCGGTTGAGATGCAGGTTGATGCCGTAGTGCATGCGGGAGACCTTTTTGATTCGAGGAACCCGACCCTTGAAGACCTCCTTGAGACAATTAATCTCCTGTCCAGGCTAAAGGTGGCTGACATACCTTTTTTAGGAATTGTCGGGAACCATGAGAGCAAACAAAATACCCAGTGGCTTGACCTTTTTGAAGAGATGGGACTTGCGGCAAGGCTCGGGAAAAAACCGCTTATGGTAGGAAATGCGGCCATTTACGGGATCGACAGTGTTCCGAAATCAAAAATCCCTATCTTCGACTATTCAGGGTTTGAGGTACCGGACTCACATGCTGTTTCCAGTTCTTCCACTGATTCCACTTTCTCAAATCCTTCCACGTCTTCAACCCCTTCCACTTCCTCAGCTCCTTCCACCCAATCAACTCCTACCACCCAATCAACTCCTACCACCCAATCAACTCCTACCACCCAATCAACTCCTTCCACTTCTTCTAATCTATCCAGCCCTTCTCCTTCGTCCACCTCTTCCATCCCTTCCTCTCCTGTGGAAAAACGTTGGAAACTGCTTGTCATGCACCAGATAATGAGTCCTTTTCCGTATGCGGAATGGGATTGTGATGAAGTGCTGGAAAATCTTCCTTTTAAGGTTGATGCAATTCTTCTTGGTGACTACCATGAACATTCAATAATTAAAAATAAGACAGGGGAGACCTGGATTACTTACCCTGGCAGTACGGAACGGAATAGTCTGTCCGAAAAAGAAGCCCGTTCCTATAATATCATCACGCTTTCCGAAAAAGGGCTTGAAATTAGCAAGCGAACAATTCCAACCCGGAGATTTCTTCCCATTCGAGTAGAGTTGAAAGGGGAAGATCAGCCATATGAACAAATATTTTCTAAAGTGGACGAATATCTGGGAGAGATCCGTGAATCCGTAGTATTTCTGGAGATTTTTGGGGACTCGGGGGCAGTCCTGTCACAGAGCGAGCTTGAGGAGTACCTGCTTAATAAAGGAGCTCTTGTACCGAAAGTTATAGACCGGAGGGCAAAAGAATCCTTCCCTGAAGAAGTCTTAAAGGTAACCTTTTCTGATCCTGACCACGCCGTTGCAAGCGAGATCCGAAAAATGAGCTTAAACGACGGTGGGTTGATTATTGATGAAATTGTCAGGAGTTCTGATATTTCAAGGTCAAGGGTTGACGAAGAGACCGAAAACAGGCTTTCGAAACTTATTGAAGCAAAAATTATGGATTTCAAAAGCCCTGATTTCAGGATAGAGATTCCTATAAATTCGGCCAGTTCCGACAATTCCGTTTACACTGCCAGCATTGCAAGTTCTACCACTACAGGATTTCTGGAATTTGAAGAGATAAAACCTGATGCTGTAGAGGAAAACGAATTTGCAGAAAAAAAAATACCGGTTGGAGCAATTACCAGCAAGCTTGAAATTACTGAACTCTCAGGAGTTCTGAGGACTTCAGATCAAGTTAATGATACTGAAAAAAAGGATAATAAAAAAAGTACTGAGATGTCAAAGAGTACTGAGATATCAAAGAGTACTGAGATGTCAAAAAGTATTGAAGCCTCAAAAAGTACTGAGACATCAAAGAGCATTGAAACCTCAAAGAGTATTGAAATTTCAGCCGTGAGTCAGGATCACTCCGAACTGACTCTAAGCTCAAGCTCTGAAGAACCATCGAATTCGGAGTTTCTGAAACTGTCGGATTCGAGATCAATAGAGTTGTCCAGTAAACCTATAGTGCCGCTCAAATCGAATATCTTGCAGGAAACTTCAGAGAATCCTGGGAAAACTCAAGAAATAGAAACCGAGTTCAGGAAAGACAAAAATAACGAACCTGAAGTTAGACCTGAAGGTCAGGCCGAAAGAAAATCTGAAACCAAATCTAGAGGTCGAACCGAAAAGAAGCCTGAAATTAAATCTGAAAGTAAAACTGAAAGAGAGCTTGAAAGTAGATCTGAAATTAAACCTGAAAGCAATCCTGAAATTAAACCTGAAAGCAATCCTGAAAATGAACTTGAAAGTAATCCTGAAAATGAGCCTGAGAAGAAGAGTAAAAAGCTGTCTGAATCCAGGGTTAAAGGCAAACCTGAAAAGGAAAAAACAGGCAAAGCCGAAAAGTTACCTGAAGAGGAACCTTCCAGGGCTACGGAGCTAAACGAAAAAACGGGGAAGACAGGACCGAAAAAAGGAAGGAGAAAGGCTGCTGTACCTCGACAGTATAACCTTGGTGATTACCTGTGA
- a CDS encoding nuclear transport factor 2 family protein, producing the protein MISVLEAQEFAREWIEAWNSHNIDRILEHYSEDFEMTTPMIVLVMNDQTGTLKGKKNVKPYWEKALEKVPDLRFELLDVFVSVNSLVIYYKAVFGKRAAEILFFGEDGKVNRSIAHYNEI; encoded by the coding sequence ATGATATCAGTACTTGAAGCACAGGAATTTGCCAGAGAATGGATTGAGGCCTGGAATTCTCATAACATTGATAGAATTCTCGAGCATTATAGTGAAGATTTCGAGATGACCACTCCTATGATAGTTCTTGTAATGAACGATCAAACAGGCACCCTCAAAGGTAAGAAAAATGTGAAACCATACTGGGAAAAAGCACTTGAAAAAGTCCCTGATCTTCGGTTTGAGTTGCTTGACGTATTTGTAAGTGTCAATAGCCTGGTAATTTATTATAAGGCCGTTTTCGGAAAACGTGCTGCAGAAATTTTGTTTTTTGGAGAAGATGGTAAGGTTAATAGAAGCATTGCTCATTATAACGAAATTTGA
- the hflX gene encoding GTPase HflX, whose amino-acid sequence MSAEQKSNKGSGNGNRVILVKRTIPNSDPEREEYLFQEFRELAKAAGYLPVGELKQTRYPDSKYQLGKGKIEELAELVRSTGAEKVIFYNRLSTTQLFNISEICGCHIIDKFQLILEIFAKRATTHRSKLQVELARLRYEVPRARAVVSLLKKEERAGFMGLGDYEDSYEQDLKKRITRIQNELESAEKDDESLRALRHRKGFSLISLAGYTNAGKSTLFNAIVNESVEAKNMLFTTLVPMTRALDLGGRKALLTDTVGFIEDLPHWLVDAFKSTLDEIFLSDLILLVVDASEKPETILQKLSTSHDTLWDRIQGVPIITVLNKADLVDESEFDAIMEHVGYMAPNPVFVSAKKGTGMDALKAEIMKHLPPWCFCSLSLPNSEKGMSILSWLYEEGIVHRVEFGQQILVDYEARTEIINRAHALLEPQEAQRSE is encoded by the coding sequence ATTTCAGCTGAACAGAAATCCAATAAAGGATCCGGTAACGGAAACAGAGTAATTCTCGTTAAAAGAACAATTCCCAATTCGGACCCTGAACGTGAAGAATATCTCTTTCAGGAGTTCAGAGAACTTGCAAAGGCTGCAGGTTACCTGCCAGTTGGTGAGCTTAAGCAAACCAGATATCCAGATTCGAAATATCAACTAGGTAAAGGGAAAATAGAGGAACTTGCCGAACTTGTCAGGAGTACGGGTGCAGAGAAAGTAATTTTCTATAACAGGCTCTCTACAACCCAGCTCTTCAATATCTCGGAAATCTGCGGATGCCATATTATCGATAAGTTCCAGCTCATTCTTGAGATCTTTGCAAAAAGGGCAACCACCCACCGCTCAAAACTTCAGGTCGAACTGGCAAGATTGAGATATGAAGTGCCCAGAGCAAGAGCTGTTGTTTCTCTCCTTAAAAAGGAGGAGAGGGCAGGCTTCATGGGGCTTGGAGACTACGAGGATTCTTATGAACAGGACCTGAAGAAGAGGATAACAAGGATTCAGAATGAACTCGAATCTGCAGAAAAAGACGATGAATCTTTGAGAGCTTTAAGGCATAGAAAAGGTTTTTCCTTAATTTCCCTTGCAGGATATACAAACGCCGGAAAAAGCACGCTTTTTAACGCAATTGTAAATGAAAGCGTTGAGGCAAAGAACATGCTTTTTACAACGCTTGTGCCTATGACCCGAGCTCTGGACCTGGGAGGACGAAAAGCTCTTTTAACCGATACCGTGGGATTTATAGAGGATCTTCCTCACTGGCTGGTTGATGCCTTCAAGTCTACCCTTGATGAGATTTTTCTTTCGGACCTTATACTCCTTGTAGTGGACGCAAGCGAAAAACCCGAAACAATCCTTCAGAAACTATCAACATCTCACGATACTCTCTGGGACCGAATACAGGGAGTTCCCATTATTACCGTACTTAATAAAGCAGATCTGGTTGATGAATCCGAATTTGACGCCATTATGGAACATGTAGGGTATATGGCCCCGAACCCGGTCTTTGTCTCTGCAAAAAAAGGCACCGGGATGGATGCTCTAAAAGCCGAGATAATGAAACACCTGCCTCCCTGGTGTTTTTGCTCTCTTTCTCTTCCGAATTCGGAAAAAGGGATGTCAATACTCTCCTGGCTGTATGAAGAAGGAATCGTGCATAGAGTTGAATTTGGACAACAGATTCTTGTAGATTATGAAGCCAGAACAGAGATAATTAACCGTGCACATGCTCTCCTTGAACCTCAGGAAGCTCAAAGAAGTGAATGA
- a CDS encoding type 1 glutamine amidotransferase family protein has translation MKSTVYLYVFDTMADWEVGYLSAEVNSGRFYRKEAQPLKIVTVGIDNTPVITMGGIKVIPDIGHEELIIEDAAALILPGGNTWTEAIHDPILKKAEECLQKGVIVGAICGATMGLAEKGMLNNRWHTSNGPGFLKMTCPNYEGEMYYKQEPAVTDGNLITASGTASLEFTVHVLKKLDVFSLETLDSWYNFYLTHESKYFYELISSIQ, from the coding sequence ATGAAAAGCACAGTATATCTTTACGTATTTGACACAATGGCTGACTGGGAAGTTGGTTATTTAAGCGCTGAAGTAAACTCGGGAAGATTCTATAGAAAAGAGGCTCAACCTTTAAAAATAGTTACAGTTGGCATAGATAATACTCCTGTAATTACAATGGGTGGTATAAAAGTAATACCTGATATCGGACATGAAGAACTTATTATTGAAGATGCGGCAGCCCTGATACTCCCTGGAGGAAATACATGGACAGAAGCAATTCACGACCCTATTTTAAAAAAGGCTGAAGAGTGTTTGCAGAAAGGTGTGATTGTTGGAGCAATTTGCGGCGCTACAATGGGACTTGCTGAAAAAGGGATGCTGAACAATAGATGGCACACCAGTAATGGTCCTGGGTTCCTTAAAATGACATGTCCGAATTATGAAGGGGAAATGTATTATAAACAAGAACCGGCTGTAACTGACGGAAATCTGATTACTGCTTCCGGAACAGCTTCGCTGGAATTTACTGTTCATGTGTTGAAGAAACTGGACGTATTCTCGCTGGAAACGTTAGATTCATGGTACAATTTTTATCTTACTCACGAATCGAAATATTTCTATGAGCTAATTAGTTCAATTCAATGA
- the endA gene encoding tRNA-intron lyase, producing the protein MKTQLKGDRVLAGKEAVAELYKNGYFGRPKGDGLELSLVEAAFLLSRGKLEIELEGTLLDFRAFFEQASLRQPNFELKYIVYKDLKERGYYVQPSATDFRVYPRGSHPGKSAAKIFVHVQSERQLLPVKLLQDSVASAENVHKQFILAVVDEESDLTFYEVKTAVSKGEMPEPYPAVKSDSTFLEDRVIAWDAQASETLYKRGFYGKMLDSERLQLSLVESLYLFSGGVITVRDRKGKVFSFDEFIEKASEIESSFLRKYNVYKNLRNSGNVVKTGFKFGTNFRVYRKVESIERISHSEYLVNAIPEDFEFRLSVMSGAVRLANSVRKTMLFAVEQGEEIEYLDISRTKM; encoded by the coding sequence TTGAAAACACAACTTAAAGGAGACCGGGTCCTTGCCGGAAAGGAAGCGGTAGCCGAGCTTTATAAAAATGGTTACTTCGGGCGCCCTAAAGGGGACGGGCTTGAGCTCTCACTTGTAGAAGCTGCTTTTCTCCTGTCCAGAGGAAAACTCGAAATTGAACTCGAAGGCACACTGCTCGATTTCAGAGCTTTTTTCGAACAGGCTTCTTTGAGGCAGCCGAATTTTGAGCTGAAATATATAGTATATAAGGACCTTAAAGAGAGGGGGTATTATGTCCAGCCATCAGCTACGGATTTCAGGGTATATCCAAGAGGCAGCCACCCTGGTAAAAGTGCAGCAAAAATTTTTGTGCACGTCCAGTCTGAGAGGCAGCTCCTTCCCGTAAAACTCCTTCAGGACTCGGTTGCCTCGGCAGAGAACGTACACAAGCAATTTATCCTTGCTGTGGTGGATGAAGAAAGTGACCTTACCTTCTATGAAGTTAAAACCGCAGTTTCTAAAGGAGAAATGCCTGAACCGTATCCTGCCGTCAAAAGCGATTCCACTTTCCTGGAGGACAGGGTAATAGCCTGGGATGCTCAGGCTTCGGAAACTCTTTATAAGAGGGGCTTTTACGGGAAAATGCTGGACTCTGAAAGACTACAGCTTTCCCTTGTTGAATCCCTTTACCTCTTTTCCGGAGGTGTGATAACAGTTCGGGACAGGAAAGGTAAAGTGTTTTCGTTTGACGAGTTTATCGAGAAAGCCTCGGAGATTGAGAGCTCTTTCTTGAGAAAGTACAATGTATATAAAAATCTCAGGAATTCAGGAAATGTAGTCAAAACCGGTTTTAAATTCGGAACGAATTTCAGGGTATATAGAAAGGTCGAGTCAATAGAGAGAATTTCCCATTCGGAATATCTTGTAAATGCTATTCCTGAGGATTTTGAGTTCAGGCTTTCGGTTATGTCAGGAGCTGTCAGGCTTGCAAACAGCGTTAGGAAAACAATGCTTTTTGCGGTTGAGCAAGGGGAGGAAATCGAATATCTTGACATCAGCCGGACGAAAATGTGA
- a CDS encoding IS4 family transposase has product MSPRPLPTLEDSLREMFPEEWLRQTAKETGLIVRERKIDPVIIFWVLTLSFGVRLQRTLASLKREYETESQKTISDSSWYYRFTPELVEFLHQCVIHGMEELAKEPGRKLSKKLETFQDVVIQDSTIVRLHSSLADKFPAARSRTVAAGVKVGVMVSAVANGPRTVALYSEKTAEVKTLKIGPWIKDRILLVDLGFYKTQMFARVEENGGYFVSRIRKNMDPILVSVEEGLSKTKSKEFAGKPVSECIKQLSGKDIDAVVKIAFKRRAYKGKQKPDEMSVRLVAVYNDEDEKHHIYITNIQKDVLNAKDIAKLYGARWDIELLFKEMKSKYALDVLETKNVQVIEALIWTAMLTLIVSRRIYSLVRNSTAHPEKMARYTQLRWSTIFAENASDLLTVILNRCGIQRTFETIMSVYESQALDPHVNRERFRDEWFE; this is encoded by the coding sequence ATGTCTCCTCGTCCCCTACCTACTCTTGAAGACTCTCTTCGGGAAATGTTTCCCGAAGAGTGGTTAAGGCAAACTGCCAAAGAAACTGGTCTTATAGTACGTGAACGTAAAATTGACCCTGTCATTATCTTTTGGGTTTTAACTCTCAGTTTTGGTGTACGCTTGCAGCGTACACTTGCCAGTTTAAAACGAGAATATGAAACTGAGTCACAAAAAACCATAAGTGATAGCAGCTGGTACTATCGTTTTACTCCAGAACTTGTTGAGTTTCTTCACCAATGTGTAATTCATGGCATGGAAGAACTTGCAAAAGAACCTGGTAGGAAACTTAGCAAGAAACTCGAAACCTTCCAAGATGTTGTCATTCAGGACAGCACAATTGTTCGTCTCCATTCCTCGTTAGCAGACAAGTTTCCGGCAGCAAGATCAAGAACAGTAGCTGCAGGAGTAAAAGTTGGAGTTATGGTAAGTGCAGTTGCTAATGGACCTAGAACCGTTGCTCTGTACTCTGAAAAAACAGCTGAGGTAAAGACATTAAAAATAGGTCCCTGGATCAAAGATCGTATTCTCCTTGTTGATCTTGGTTTCTACAAAACTCAAATGTTTGCAAGAGTTGAAGAAAATGGGGGATATTTTGTATCAAGAATTAGGAAGAATATGGACCCTATTCTTGTTTCTGTTGAAGAGGGACTTTCTAAGACAAAAAGCAAAGAGTTCGCTGGAAAACCTGTTAGTGAATGTATTAAGCAACTTTCTGGAAAAGATATTGACGCAGTTGTAAAAATAGCATTCAAAAGAAGAGCGTATAAAGGCAAGCAAAAACCGGATGAGATGAGTGTACGTCTTGTTGCGGTATATAATGATGAGGACGAAAAGCACCACATATATATCACAAACATTCAGAAAGATGTTTTGAATGCAAAAGACATTGCAAAATTATATGGGGCAAGATGGGATATAGAATTGCTGTTTAAGGAGATGAAAAGCAAATACGCTCTGGACGTTCTTGAAACAAAGAATGTGCAGGTGATTGAAGCTCTAATTTGGACAGCAATGTTGACACTAATTGTTAGCAGAAGAATTTATTCTCTTGTAAGAAACTCAACAGCTCATCCTGAAAAAATGGCTAGATATACGCAGTTACGTTGGAGTACAATATTTGCAGAGAATGCATCAGATTTGTTGACAGTAATTCTGAATAGATGTGGAATTCAGAGAACTTTTGAAACGATAATGAGTGTATATGAAAGTCAAGCATTGGATCCACATGTAAACAGAGAAAGGTTTAGAGATGAATGGTTTGAGTAA
- a CDS encoding nuclear transport factor 2 family protein yields MNDQTGTLKGKKNVKPYWEKALEKVPDLRFELLDVFVSVNSLVIYYKAVFGKRAAEILFFGEDGKVNKSIAHYNEI; encoded by the coding sequence ATGAATGATCAAACAGGCACCCTTAAAGGTAAGAAAAATGTGAAACCATACTGGGAAAAAGCACTTGAAAAAGTCCCTGATCTTCGGTTTGAGCTGCTTGATGTGTTTGTAAGTGTCAATAGCCTGGTAATTTATTATAAGGCTGTTTTCGGAAAACGTGCTGCAGAAATTTTGTTTTTTGGAGAAGATGGTAAGGTTAATAAAAGCATTGCTCATTATAATGAAATCTAA